The nucleotide window GACCGGTTCGAACGACACTGGGATACGTTCGAAGAGATTACCGAGGAGGTGAACTGAGATGGCGATGGGACCGGCAGTCATGGGCGCGATGGGGCTGGCGGGAGTCAACGCCCTCATCCTGGTCGTGCTCTCGGGGGTGTGGGTGCGCAACTACCGGACGTTCCGCTCGAATCTCACCCTCGCGCTGCTGGCCTTCGGGGTGGTGCTTCTCCTCGAGAACCTCATGGCCATCTACTTCTTTTTCAGCATGGGGTCGCTGTACGCCGATAGCCCGCTGGTCGGCGAGGCGGTACTCGTCCTCCGGGCGCTACAGTTTCTCGCGCTGGTCTTTCTGAGCTACGTGACGATGCAGTGACCGGTCACCTGGATACTTACCCCGGGCGAGCACAAGGTCGGGTATGGACGTTACCGAGAGCGACCTCCCCGGGGTCGGCAAGCGCCACAAGGTCCCGCTGGGCGACGGGCGGGAACTCGTCATCGTCACCCACAACACGGGCACACGCGAGGTGTTCGTGAGAGAAAGCCCCGACGCCGACTCGGAGAAGCTGCTGGAACTGTCCGACCGGCTGGCCCGGACCGTCGGGACGATCCTCGAGGGGGCGTACTTCCAGCCCGTCGAGTCCGAGCACGTCGAGACGATGCTGAGCGAGGGGACGCTGCTCGAGTGGTACGCCGTCGACGAGGGGTC belongs to Salinirussus salinus and includes:
- a CDS encoding cation:proton antiporter regulatory subunit, whose translation is MDVTESDLPGVGKRHKVPLGDGRELVIVTHNTGTREVFVRESPDADSEKLLELSDRLARTVGTILEGAYFQPVESEHVETMLSEGTLLEWYAVDEGSPLAGQTLGDAAVGERTGVTVVAVQRDGDVIAGPGPETTIEAGDTLVVVGDRESCEAFEATLLGSAE